In Flavobacterium hankyongi, the genomic window ATTAATCTTTTTTCTCTACAGCATCTACTTCTTCATCAGTAGGTTCTAAAATATCGATTGTTGGCTTGATAAACTCTTGTTCATTAGCTAGTGTTCTATTTAAAGAAAGAACTAATGATGGTAGTAATACTAAATTTGAAAGCATTCCGAAACTTAGTGTCAGGGCAACTAATCCTCCAAGGGCAACTGTTCCTCCAAAACTTGATAACATAAACACCGAAAAACCAAAGAATAATACAATTGAAGTATAGAACATGCTTATTCCAGCATCATCAAACGTTGCGAAGACAGATTTTTTAATTTTCCAGTCATTTCGAGATAATTCCATTCTGTATTGTGCTAGAAAACGAAGAGTATCGTCGACCGACATTCCGAAAGCAATTCCGAAAACTAATATTGTTGATGGTTTTAAAGGAATGTCTAAGAATCCCATTAAACCCGCAGTCATTAATAGAGGTAATAAATTAGGTATAATAGAAACCAATACCATTTTAATTGAACGGAACATTATTGCTACTAAACCAGCTGTTAAACCAAATGCCATTAGCAATGAAGAGAGTAAATTGTCTAGCAAATATTTTGTTCCTTTTTGAAATACTGATGGTTTTCCTGTAATAATTACTTCGTATTTAGAAGGTGGGAAAAGTTTATCTGCTTTAGCTCTAATTTGGGCTTCGATGGCATCCATTTTTTCACCATTTTCATCTTTAATAAAAGCTGTAATTCGCGCATATTGACCTGTAGAATCTACATAACTCTTCATTAAATTTTCTTTCGAATTCTTAGTAGCATTCTTAGCATAAGAAAGTATGAAAGATTGTTCTTGAGATGTTGGTAGTTCGTAATATTCTGGATTGCCGTTATAATATGCTTGCTTCGAATATTTAACTAAATTAACTACAGATAACGGTTTAGAAAGTTCCGGAATTTCGCCAATTGTTTCCTGAAGTTCTTCCATTCTTTTTAGAGTAGATAACTTCATAACACCTTTTTTGCGTTTGGTGTCAATCATTATTTCCAGTGGCATTACCCCATCGAATTCTTTTTCAAAAAAGCGGATATCATCAAAAAACGCAGTCTTTTTAGGCATGTCTTCAATAATACTTCCTGAAATTTTAATTCGGTGGATTCCAATCATTCCAATTATTAACAACGAAAGTGCAACACCATAAACACTAACACGATTGTATTTTACAGTGTTTACTATCCATCTGAAAAATGCTGTTAGGTATTCTCTTTCTAAATGTCCTAAATGTCTTGGAATTGGAGCAGGTGTGTAACTAAAAAAGATTGGGAGTATAAGCAAACAAAGCAAATAAATCGCTAAAATATTGATGGATGTAATAACACCAAACTCAACAAGTAGTGTGTTGTTAGTAGCTATAAAAGTAGCAAATCCTAAAGCTGTTGTTATGTTGGTCATTAAAGTCGCAGTCCCTGTTTTTGTAATAACACGTTGTAACGCTTTAGCTTTGTTTGAATGCTTTGCGTATTCTTGATGGTATTTATTAATTAAGAATATACAATTTGGTATTCCTATTACAATTACAAGTGTTGGTACCAATGCTGTAAGGACAGTTATTTCATAACCTAACAAACCAAGTAATCCAAAAGACCACATTACCCCAATAATTACAATAATTAATGAAATCAAAGTAGCTCTAAATGATCTAAAGAAAAAGAAGAAAATCAGACCAGTTATCAATAAAGCAGCGCCAATAAATAAACCAATTTCATCAATTATGGTTTTTGCATTTAAAGTTCTGATGTATGGCATTCCAGAAGCTCTTAAATCTATTCCAGTTTTGTTTTCAAATTTTTCGATTTCTGGTATTAACTTGAATAACACATAGTCTCTGCGGATTTTTGTATTGACAATTTTTTTGTCTAGATAAATGGCAGATCTGATTGCTCCAGATTTTTTATTAAATAGTAAACCTTCATAGAATGGTAAATTATTAAGTAAATCTTCTCTAAGAGATAAAAGATATTTTGGGTTATTTATTTTTGAATTATCTACCAGATTTTTTAATTCGAATGATTCAATAGAATCGTTTTTAGATAGCTTTTTTAAGTTGTCTATAGAAATAACTAAATCAACCTCTTTGTCAGATTGAATTTTAGTCATCATTTCTTCCCAAGCTTTAAAGGCCTGAGGAGTAAATAACTTTTTATCTTTTGTGGCAATGATGATTAAATTTCCTTCTTCGCCAAATTTGTCTAGGAAATTGTTGTAATCTACATTTACCTTGTCATCAGCAGGAATTAAATTGGCTTCGGTATGAGTGAATTTAATTTTATTCCACTGTAACGCAAATAAAACGGTGATTAAAAGTACGCCAATTAAAATTGCAATTCTGTTTCTTAAAATTAAACGGGCAATTAATTCCCAAAAACCAATACTTAAAAGTTTTTTCATAGAAAATAAAAAGAGGTGCAAAGTTAAGCAAAACGAGCAAACTAGATGTTTTTATGTAGAAACTTTTAACTATTATAAAGATGAGCTATTAAATTTGTGTGATTAATTAAATTATCGCTTTTATATCAGGGGTTATTTTACCATATTTGTCGATATATTTTACTTGAAAGACAATGAAAAAACTAAAAAACGCCATTTTTTATTTTACGATTACAGGAGGTTTTATTTCATTAATGTATTGGGTTGTTGGTCAAGGTAAAAGTCTAGAAATTGGTCGTAATGTTATTAGTCCAATTTCAAAACACACACAATGGGATCAATTTTTAGAAGGTTTATTTCATAATTTACAGCATCCATTAGCTATTTTATTGGCACAAATCATTACCATTATTGTTGTGGCTCGCTTTTTTGGTTGGATATTTAAGAAAATTGGTCAACCATCAGTAATTGGTGAAATAATCGCAGGTATTTTTCTTGGACCCTCTCTTTTGGGTATGTACTTCCCAGAGTTTTCACTTGTTTTATTTCCAAAAGAATCACTAGGTAATCTTCAGTTTTTAAGTCAAATAGGTCTTATTCTTTTCATGTTTGTCATTGGAATGGAATTAGATTTAAAAGTACTTAAAAACAAAGCCAATGAGGCTGTAGTTATTAGTCATGCAAGTATAGTGTTTCCTTTTGCATTAGGTATAAGTCTTGCCTATTTTATATACAATAAATTTGCTCCAGAAGGAGTTGAATTTTTATCTTTTAGCTTATTCATGGGAATTGCCATGAGTATAACTGCTTTTCCTGTCTTAGCCCGAATAGTTCAGGAAAGAGGAATGCATAAAACACGCTTAGGGTCAATAGTAATTACATGTGCTGCGGCCGATGATATTACAGCTTGGTGCTTGCTTGCAGCTGTAATCGCTATTGTAAAGGCGGGCTCTTTTGTGAGTTCTTTATATGTTATTGGTCTGGCATTACTTTATGTTTTAACAATGTTGTTTTTAGTAAAACCATTTTTAAAACGTGTAGGAGATTTGTATTCAAATAACGGAAACCTCAGTAAACCAGTTGTTGCCATCTTTTTTCTAACATTAATAATTTCGTCTTATGCTACTGAAGTAATAGGTATCCATGCTTTATTTGGCGCTTTTATGATGGGTGCAATTATGCCTGATATTTCTAAATTCAGAAATATATTTATAGAAAAAGTAGAAGATGTTTCGGTTTTACTTTTACTTCCTCTGTTTTTTGTATTTACAGGATTAAGAACTCAAATAGGACTTATTAATGATCCTTATTTATTGAAAGTCACAGGATTTATAATTTTGGTAGCTGTTGTTGGAAAATTTGTTGGAAGCGCAATTGCTGCAAAATTCGTTGGACAAAACTGGAAAGAGAGTTTAACGATTGGGGCATTAATGAATACTAGAGGATTAATGGAGCTTGTGGTTTTAAATATAGGTTTTGATTTAGGTGTTCTTACTTCAGAAGTTTTTACTATGATGGTAATCATGGCTCTGGTTACAACGTTTATGACAGGACCTGCTCTAGATTTAATAAATCATATGTTTAAGTCGAAAGAAGAAGTTTCAGTTCTTGAAGAAGCCAAAACAGTAAATAAATTTAAAATACTTATCTCATTTGGTAATTTAGAGAAAGGGAAGTCGCTACTTAGATTAGCCAATAACCTTACAAAAAAGCAAAAAGATACTTCGTCTATTACCGCAATGCATTTAACGGTTAGTGACGAAATGCACGGTTTTAACATTGAAGAATACGAAAAGGAAACCTTTACACCCATATTAGAGCAATCTAAAGACATGGGGCAGGAGATAAGTACTATTTTTAAAGCTACTGTCGATATTGAAAATGACATTGCCGATATTGCTTCGCAGGGTGATTATGACTTATTGCTCGTTGGACTTGGGAAATCGATTTTTGAAGGAACCTTATTAGGAAAAGTTCTTGGCTTTACTACGAGAATTATTAATCCGGATAGATTGTTAGACAAGATTACTGGAAAAGAAGGGTTGTTTGAAAATTCGATTTTTGATGAAAGAACACGTCAGATAATTGCTAAAAATAAACTACCAATTGGGATTTTAATTGATAACGAATTTCAAAACACAGATAAGATTTTTGTGCCAATTTTTAGTGTTGAAGATGTTTTTTTATCTGATTATATTCATCGCTTTGTTTTTAATAATAATTCAGATGTAAGTATCGTTGATATAAAAGAACAAATTGAAAGTAACTTTTTATTAAAATCTACAATACATTCTTTGGAACAAAACTTTCCCCAAAACATTTCATTAATTGGTGAAAAATCTCTTGAAAGTAATTTTTTGACTAAGCAAGATTTGATGATAATAAGTTTAGAAAGTTGGAAAAAACTAGTCGATTCGCAAAGAGAATGGCTTTCTTTTGTTCCTTCTGTTTTAATTATTAAAACCTAAGTTAATTTGAATACTTAGTTTTATTGCAATATTGTCTTCAAATTGAGGTAAATGGTTAGCTCCATATCTATATGTCGCTGTGAAACCTATGCCTCTGTAAATTTGATTGAGTTCAAAACCAGATTCTAAAAATCCTTTATCAAGAGTTTTAAAATAGAAATTCTTGTGCTGTTCTTTGTTGTCTAATGTTCCTACACCATAGCGACTAACTAATGAAAAAACAGGATTTATTCTTTTTGAAATTTCCAGTTTCGGAAATTGATGTTCTAACTGGAAAAATACATGCTTGTTGGAAAAGAATTCATTATAAAACATAGTCTCAAAACTATCTCTTCCTGCAAAAGTTATTCTTTGAAGAATTTTACTTTTATTAAGATTATTTGGTGAATGATTGTATAGATGCGTTATTGGGACATCTCCATAAGCATAACCTGTTTCAGCTAAAAAAGAAATCTTATGATTTGAATTGAATTTTTTCTGATAATCAAACCTGAATTCAAATTTTCCAAAATCAAAGTAATTGTTCCAAATCCCATTTAGAGATTGTGAGAATTGGAATGTAAACTTAGGGTATCTTTTTTCTATTTCTATTCTTCCACTTGGGGTTTGCATGAATTTACTAAACGGATTCCATTGTACTGAAGTAGTAAATAGTGTTGCATAAAAATCATCATATAAGATGCCTTTGTTTTCAAATGAATAATCAAACTTAGGTTCAATAAAGCTATGAGTTACTTGGAAAATACTTTGTGTTTTAGGAATTATTTTGGTTTCTAAAAATGCTTTCCAGGTTTCGTGGTTATAAAATGTACTAATGTTAAACGGTCTTGGATCATAAATTTTAAAAACACGTTTGTCGATTTCGAAATTTGTGTTAGCTATTTCATTCAAATCATCTTTGTAGGAAATGCCAAACCAAGTTTCGGTTTGTTTACCAAATCTGTAAGCATTCGATAAGAATATTTTAAAGAAGCCATCTTTTGTTCCATAGGCTCCATATCCTTCAATTTTGTAATTTTTAGATAGTTTTTCGTTTGTAACACCACCAATTCCAACTCTAAATCCTTCATAATTATTATAACGAATAAGGTATCTTAAATCCACATCAAAAAAATCAATTGGATAGTATCCGTTAATTACTTTACGGCCAATTTTTATTTTATTTTCCCACCTTCTTTTTTCAACCAAACTATCTAGTGAAACATATGTAGGATTACTTCTTACATCGGTCGAATCATTAAAATATGTATACCATAAGTTGTCTTTTTTTGTAATTGCTTTTTCGTTTATTTCGATTGCAATTTCTTTTTGTTTGAGATTAGTAATCTGATTAAAACGTGGTTCAAAATACGTGGTATACGATTTGATTTCGATAAAATCGGAAGCATATTTTTTATTCTCTGGATTGAATTTAGGATTCGTTCCTTCAAAGGTTATGGTTTCACCCAAAATTTTTATTGGTGATTTGCTATTGCCTTTTTTGATAGTAAGGCTATTTTTTTTAGGAATCCAGTTGTTTAAATCTCTATTAAAATCAAATTCATGTAATGAATATACTTTGAGAATTCCTGATACTTTAAGTTCAAGTTTTACAATGCTAAGTTTTTCGGCATCTAAAAATAAAACCCCATAAAGTTTGTTTTTTTTGCTTTCTGTTTTTGGTTCAAATGTGACTTTGTAAACTTTTCTGTTTTCTAGAATTAATGAGTCTTTTAAATTGTAATTATATTTTGTAAATCCTCTTTTAGAAATTGGGCTAAAATATTCTTTTTCAACTAAATATATTTTTTCGTCATAAGCTGATTGAGGTTGTAATTGAAGTGCAAAATATTCGTATATGGGCTCTTTAAAACCAGCCATTCTAGTAGCGAGAATAATCTCTTTATTTTGACCGTTAAGGGTTTTGATTTTTGAAATTTTCTCTGTTTGATATAAATGCTGTTTTGAAATTACTTTTTTGAAAGTTTGGTCTGAAGAATCAATTTCTTTGAGGATTTTTTTGCCTTTTTTTATAACAAAAATGGTGTCGACATGACCTTTTATGTCTTCAGGATTTGCAGTGATTATTAATTTGTTGTAGGTAGTTGATTCAAAATTCCTTGTTTCGTTTGTCTTTTTAAGATCAATCGTTTTTTTGATTATTTCTTCAGCAGAATATTTATTTATTTGAGCTCTTGTTTTGATTGTCAAACCAAAAGAAAGTAGAATTACTGCAAAAAAAATCTTCTTTATAACCATCCAAAAAAATATAAACCAATAAAATGGTATGACAAATATAGATGTATTCCATAAAAAAATCTGCATAAAGCAGATTTTAGTGGTTTTTGGTTAGTGTTAAGTGTATTATTCTAATTCAAATGAAGAATTCAATATTAGTTTAGATTTGTCAAACACATTAATAAAAAATGAACCTGATTCTAAATCGCTGGTAGGAACTTCAATAGTGACTGGAGTTGTTTTTCCGTCATATTTTATTTCTTTTGATGAACTATAGGCTAATGATTTAGCACCAAATTTCTTTTCTTTTTTTGTTCCTACAATATTATTTTTATTATCTATAATTTGAACAAAAAACTCTTTTGTTGTTGGCTTTGTAAATTCATTTTCGGCAATTTCGAATGAAACTGTGATTAAATCTGTTTTGCTTGCTTTTTTAGTTTCTATTTGTTTTCCTGAACTACGAGTTTTAAAAAAATTAGTCTTAAAATCGTAAAAATAAAGTTTAGAAGCTGTGGAGATTTTCTTGGTTAACTTTTTATGCGCACTTATCAAGGTGTCATTTTTTGTTTTTTCTTTCTTAAGAGCAATGTTTGTACTGTCAATTTTTCTTTTATAAAGAGTAACTTCATTTAATAAATCTCCAATTCGATTGTCAATATCTGTAACGTTTTTTTTGTAATCAGCGATGTTGGTTGCGCTAAGATTTTTTTTCTTTTTTAATTCGGAAATCAACTTTCTGATTCGTAATTCTTCTGATGCTACTTTTTTTGATAAAGAGCTATTACTTGTCATTGTTTGTGCTAATAGCTTTTGAGATTTTTCTAAATCTTTTAAAACATTATGTTTTTCCTCTCTAAGTGAAACAATAATATCTTTTGATCTATCTGACATTTTGTAGATATAGTACATACTTCCAAGAAGCGTTGTTGCAAGAAGAATAATTACAGTTTTTAAATTATTATTTACTTTTTGAGTATTTTTTTGCATTGATAGTATTACTGTATTTTGATGTTGTTTTCTGTTTTAATGTTCTTGTCTAAGATATAATATAAGCTAATTCCTATTAAGCCAACAATTGCCATTAATAACCAGTTTGAAAAGTAGTTAAAATTTTCGATAACTGAAAAACCAATTTTAGGACTTGTGATTTGCGCGATACTAAAACTCATTGTATATAATGCCATATATTTTCCTTCATGTCCTTTAATTGCTCTGTTGAATGCAAAGGTGTTAGAAAAAGAGAATAATAATATTTGACCAATAGTTATTAAAAAAATACTTAAGGCCATTATGGTTATTGATTTTGAAATTAATAAGCAAAAGAAACCTAGTGTCATAAAGACAGAACCTAATAGGATTATTTTGGTGTCTTCATACTTTTTGGTTTCTAAAAACCCAATTAGAGGCATCTCAAAAAGAAAAATTATTATTCCGTTTAGAGAAAGTAGTAATCCTATTTCAACTTCATTGAGCTTTAATTTTTCTGTATTGTAAAGCGGTATTGTAGTAAATAATTGGAAAAACAAAAATGCTGTAATAAAGCTTGCGAATAAAAAGAGAATGAAATTTTTGTCAAACATATTGCTTTTTTCAACAATAGCTGCTTCAATTCTTTGTTTTCTTAATATAGTTTTTCTGGCTTTATATATTTTACTCTCGTCAATTAATAACATGAAAACTGTGATCGCAATTATGCAAGTTAAGCCATCTATCCAAAACAACAAGTCATAGTTGTCTTTTTGGATTAGTACACCAGCAATAATTGGCCCTGAAACAATCCCTAGATTTACTGCAAGCCTAATAAGTGTTAAGGCTCTAGTTCTGTTTTCATTGTTAGTAAAGTTAGAAACTGCTACATACATTGCTGGTTTGTACATGTCAGCAATTGCGGTTATCAAGAATAATCCAACACATAACTCGACAAAATCATATAAAAACATCAAAGCTATTATACCAAAGCCTGTTAAGAAAAGACTTGATAACATTATGGTGAAATAACCAATTTTGTCTGTTAATTTTCCGCCAAGCCATGAGCCAGTTAAGGAGCCTACTCCAATACAAACCATCATCCAACCTATCTCGTTGAACGAGAAGAAGAATTCTTCATGTAAATATTTTGTCAAGAAAGGCATCACCATTGCGCCTGTCCTGTTTATGTAAGTTATAAGCGTTAACACCCATATTTCACGAGAAAATCCTTTGAAATTTTTAATATAGGAGGTTAAATAACGCTGCATTAGTTTTGGTGCTTGCAATCATTAAAAAATAGAACTCTAATTTTCTTTGATTATTAAAAATATGCTTAGTAGATTTTCTTCACCTTTTTAGATCGGTCAGCAACATAAGAAACTAACCAAGCTATTTGTCCTTCTTTAGCAAAATATAATTTCTTGTTATTTATGTTAGGGATTGCTTCCAAACAGACTAGTAAAATATTGCTACCTGAGATTAGGTATTTTTGAGAATATGTTTTTAGAACTTTTTCAACTTCTTTATCCGTTTTTGCTTGTTCTTCAAATTTTTTGAAATTGTTTTTGAGTATAGCATCATAGTTGATTACATCTTCAAGTTTAAATTCGTTGAATGTTTCTTTAGCTGCTCCACTATATAAAGTGTAAAAAGCCCAAACAGCTCCACCAGACATGTAAACTTTTTCTTTCTCAAGTGCAGTAGGTTTTGAGCCATACATTGCTGCAACTTGCTCGCGAAGAGTTGGTAAGAAACCAAAAGATTTGATGTTGAATTCGTTTATTTCATCATTTCTGGTTTTTTTAAGGACTGCTTCCGTTAGTGTAATTGTTCCATAATTTAAACTCAATGGAAAAAACACAAAGTTTTCACTATTAAAAACATCAACATAACCACCTTTTGTATTACCACCTCCAATGTCTAAAACCATAGAGTCTTTATAGTCAACAGGGGGAATGCAACCTTTTAAAAGCATTTTGCCTTCCATTTGAGCATCTATAAATTCCATTTCTTTACCTGTTGTTGCTTTCACTTTGTCAATAAGTGCCTTGGTGTTTTTTGCCATAGCCACACCTGATGATCCTACAATGAAAATATTAGCATCAATCACTCCAATTTCATTTTTTATCTTTTTGTAATTGTTTGCAACTACGTTTGTTGCTTTGTCAATATCTTCTTGTGCTAAGTTTCCATCAATTGAAATTCCTTTGGCTAAGGCAACATTTTCTGTCCAATAAGATTTGATGTTAAAACCACCTTTTTTGATATTATAAACATCAATAACAGACATTTTTATTCCTTTGCTTCCAATTTCAATTCCTGCAAAAATGTT contains:
- a CDS encoding efflux RND transporter permease subunit encodes the protein MKKLLSIGFWELIARLILRNRIAILIGVLLITVLFALQWNKIKFTHTEANLIPADDKVNVDYNNFLDKFGEEGNLIIIATKDKKLFTPQAFKAWEEMMTKIQSDKEVDLVISIDNLKKLSKNDSIESFELKNLVDNSKINNPKYLLSLREDLLNNLPFYEGLLFNKKSGAIRSAIYLDKKIVNTKIRRDYVLFKLIPEIEKFENKTGIDLRASGMPYIRTLNAKTIIDEIGLFIGAALLITGLIFFFFFRSFRATLISLIIVIIGVMWSFGLLGLLGYEITVLTALVPTLVIVIGIPNCIFLINKYHQEYAKHSNKAKALQRVITKTGTATLMTNITTALGFATFIATNNTLLVEFGVITSINILAIYLLCLLILPIFFSYTPAPIPRHLGHLEREYLTAFFRWIVNTVKYNRVSVYGVALSLLIIGMIGIHRIKISGSIIEDMPKKTAFFDDIRFFEKEFDGVMPLEIMIDTKRKKGVMKLSTLKRMEELQETIGEIPELSKPLSVVNLVKYSKQAYYNGNPEYYELPTSQEQSFILSYAKNATKNSKENLMKSYVDSTGQYARITAFIKDENGEKMDAIEAQIRAKADKLFPPSKYEVIITGKPSVFQKGTKYLLDNLLSSLLMAFGLTAGLVAIMFRSIKMVLVSIIPNLLPLLMTAGLMGFLDIPLKPSTILVFGIAFGMSVDDTLRFLAQYRMELSRNDWKIKKSVFATFDDAGISMFYTSIVLFFGFSVFMLSSFGGTVALGGLVALTLSFGMLSNLVLLPSLVLSLNRTLANEQEFIKPTIDILEPTDEEVDAVEKKD
- a CDS encoding cation:proton antiporter, which produces MKKLKNAIFYFTITGGFISLMYWVVGQGKSLEIGRNVISPISKHTQWDQFLEGLFHNLQHPLAILLAQIITIIVVARFFGWIFKKIGQPSVIGEIIAGIFLGPSLLGMYFPEFSLVLFPKESLGNLQFLSQIGLILFMFVIGMELDLKVLKNKANEAVVISHASIVFPFALGISLAYFIYNKFAPEGVEFLSFSLFMGIAMSITAFPVLARIVQERGMHKTRLGSIVITCAAADDITAWCLLAAVIAIVKAGSFVSSLYVIGLALLYVLTMLFLVKPFLKRVGDLYSNNGNLSKPVVAIFFLTLIISSYATEVIGIHALFGAFMMGAIMPDISKFRNIFIEKVEDVSVLLLLPLFFVFTGLRTQIGLINDPYLLKVTGFIILVAVVGKFVGSAIAAKFVGQNWKESLTIGALMNTRGLMELVVLNIGFDLGVLTSEVFTMMVIMALVTTFMTGPALDLINHMFKSKEEVSVLEEAKTVNKFKILISFGNLEKGKSLLRLANNLTKKQKDTSSITAMHLTVSDEMHGFNIEEYEKETFTPILEQSKDMGQEISTIFKATVDIENDIADIASQGDYDLLLVGLGKSIFEGTLLGKVLGFTTRIINPDRLLDKITGKEGLFENSIFDERTRQIIAKNKLPIGILIDNEFQNTDKIFVPIFSVEDVFLSDYIHRFVFNNNSDVSIVDIKEQIESNFLLKSTIHSLEQNFPQNISLIGEKSLESNFLTKQDLMIISLESWKKLVDSQREWLSFVPSVLIIKT
- a CDS encoding DUF5686 family protein; its protein translation is MQIFLWNTSIFVIPFYWFIFFWMVIKKIFFAVILLSFGLTIKTRAQINKYSAEEIIKKTIDLKKTNETRNFESTTYNKLIITANPEDIKGHVDTIFVIKKGKKILKEIDSSDQTFKKVISKQHLYQTEKISKIKTLNGQNKEIILATRMAGFKEPIYEYFALQLQPQSAYDEKIYLVEKEYFSPISKRGFTKYNYNLKDSLILENRKVYKVTFEPKTESKKNKLYGVLFLDAEKLSIVKLELKVSGILKVYSLHEFDFNRDLNNWIPKKNSLTIKKGNSKSPIKILGETITFEGTNPKFNPENKKYASDFIEIKSYTTYFEPRFNQITNLKQKEIAIEINEKAITKKDNLWYTYFNDSTDVRSNPTYVSLDSLVEKRRWENKIKIGRKVINGYYPIDFFDVDLRYLIRYNNYEGFRVGIGGVTNEKLSKNYKIEGYGAYGTKDGFFKIFLSNAYRFGKQTETWFGISYKDDLNEIANTNFEIDKRVFKIYDPRPFNISTFYNHETWKAFLETKIIPKTQSIFQVTHSFIEPKFDYSFENKGILYDDFYATLFTTSVQWNPFSKFMQTPSGRIEIEKRYPKFTFQFSQSLNGIWNNYFDFGKFEFRFDYQKKFNSNHKISFLAETGYAYGDVPITHLYNHSPNNLNKSKILQRITFAGRDSFETMFYNEFFSNKHVFFQLEHQFPKLEISKRINPVFSLVSRYGVGTLDNKEQHKNFYFKTLDKGFLESGFELNQIYRGIGFTATYRYGANHLPQFEDNIAIKLSIQINLGFNN
- a CDS encoding MDR family MFS transporter, with the translated sequence MQRYLTSYIKNFKGFSREIWVLTLITYINRTGAMVMPFLTKYLHEEFFFSFNEIGWMMVCIGVGSLTGSWLGGKLTDKIGYFTIMLSSLFLTGFGIIALMFLYDFVELCVGLFLITAIADMYKPAMYVAVSNFTNNENRTRALTLIRLAVNLGIVSGPIIAGVLIQKDNYDLLFWIDGLTCIIAITVFMLLIDESKIYKARKTILRKQRIEAAIVEKSNMFDKNFILFLFASFITAFLFFQLFTTIPLYNTEKLKLNEVEIGLLLSLNGIIIFLFEMPLIGFLETKKYEDTKIILLGSVFMTLGFFCLLISKSITIMALSIFLITIGQILLFSFSNTFAFNRAIKGHEGKYMALYTMSFSIAQITSPKIGFSVIENFNYFSNWLLMAIVGLIGISLYYILDKNIKTENNIKIQ
- a CDS encoding exopolyphosphatase, with amino-acid sequence MKSLKLHFTLILLIFTQSLLFSQENENIFAGIEIGSKGIKMSVIDVYNIKKGGFNIKSYWTENVALAKGISIDGNLAQEDIDKATNVVANNYKKIKNEIGVIDANIFIVGSSGVAMAKNTKALIDKVKATTGKEMEFIDAQMEGKMLLKGCIPPVDYKDSMVLDIGGGNTKGGYVDVFNSENFVFFPLSLNYGTITLTEAVLKKTRNDEINEFNIKSFGFLPTLREQVAAMYGSKPTALEKEKVYMSGGAVWAFYTLYSGAAKETFNEFKLEDVINYDAILKNNFKKFEEQAKTDKEVEKVLKTYSQKYLISGSNILLVCLEAIPNINNKKLYFAKEGQIAWLVSYVADRSKKVKKIY